DNA from Candidatus Poribacteria bacterium:
ATCTGTTCCGCAATCAGAATCAAAACCACGCCGGTGGCAAGGTTGTTAATATTGAAACTAATGGAGCGTAGGAACTGATTGAACAAATTATCCACCAGCGTCGCCTTGCGGCGCGCATCGTTTAGCGCTCGAAAGTGTGCGATTACATTTGACTCTGTCCGCGCGACCTTTACTGCCAAGATGGATTGGAACACTTCGTTAATGAAATTTGTTGATTGTTCCGTAGCGACGCGCTGCGCAGTTCGATATCGTTGAATGAAGCGTCTTGACACGTTGACGATTGTAATAATTAGGATCGCTGGGATCACCGTGATGAATGTCACGGCAACGTCAATTCGAGCCATCACGATAATTGCCGAGATCGCGAAGATGAGATTCCCCCATAAATGGATATACTGTTCCAAATAATGCTGGATCGCTTGAACATCATCCCGAAGCCGATTTGTCGTTTCACCAGAGGCTGTTGAGACGCTATGCGGCGCGGACATGTTCATGATAGCAGTCATCAGATTTTTTCGCAGGAGCGTTGAGATAGCGTAACGCCAACGCGCCCATACAAATGCTGACGATATGAGGACACCGCGATCGGCAAGATGCGCAACAACGAAAAGCACGACACAGGTCCACGCGTTGAGGCCCGCCTCTGATTCTCCAGAGAGCGCATCAAAAAACGCTTTCCGAATAAGCCCGTCGGCAAGCGGCATTAGGTCGTCCAACCCACGAAAAAGGATGGTGCCGAGAAAGAGGAAGGGACGGTAGCGAATGAGGCGAATTGATGCTTGCCCTGTTGTCATTTTTTAATTTTACCTTGCGGATTTTTAATTTTACCTTGCGGAGTTACAATGGTCGTTTCGACTATCACGGACGTTCCTTAAATCCGCCTGCGCCGCTGTTGCAGGCTACGTTCTTGGTGTAGAAGGGGGAAACACCCCAGCAAAACACTCCGATTTTAATTAAAAGTCTCCAATCCTGTCCTTAGCAGTCGTGAGAAGAGTGAATTCGGGTTCTGAACGAGTTGTTTTCGTTCGTCGTGTTCCTGAATCTCTCCATCGGCGAGAATCATAATTTCGTCCACCTGCTGGACCGTTCCGAGTCGATGCGCGATGATGATACTGGTGCGCCCTTTCAACAGCCGTTGCACCGCACTGTCAATGCGCTGCTCGGTTGCCGGGTCAAGCCGCGAAGACGGCTCATCGAGGATAACAACTTTCGGATCCTTGAGGAAAACCCTCGCAAATGCCAACAACTGTGATTCACCTGCAGAAAGCCCTGTGCCTTCAAGCAGTGTATCAAGCCCGTCTGGCAGAGATTGATACCACTCTGACAACCCCAATTCTTCAATGACCGACAGGATGCGGTCGTCAGGAATTTCAGGGTCAAAGAGCGTTAAGTTCTCACGGACAGTTGCATTGAAGAGTTGCACATCTTGTGTAACCATACCGATCTGGTTCCGCAGATCGTCCAACAGAATCTTCTCAATCGGTTTACCTCCGACGCGAATGTGTCCACCATTAATTTCATAGAACCGAAACAGAAGTCGGGTGATTGTTGTCTTGCCGCTCCCTGTGCGTCCCAACAATCCGAGCGATTTCCCCGAGGTCAGTTGAAACGAAACATCTTTCAGGACGGGCTCATCTTCGGTGTAACCGAATGTGACCTGGTCGAATTCAATGTCGAGCGCGCCTGATGCCGGAAGTGCCTCTGTGCCATCCGCAATCGTAGGAGCCGTGCGATAGAGTGCCTCAATCCGTCTGAATCCAGCGGTTGCTCGTTGAAGCTCGTTCATCTGACGCCCAATCATAATCAATGGACCTCGAAGCATCATCGTATAATGGACGACAAGATAGGCGGTCCCTATGGTAAATGCCTCTATCCGATACAGGTAGATACCCATTCCCATTGTCAGCGCGATGCCTAATGCGAAAAGGACACCGCTTATGGTTTGTAGCACTTCTCCCATCACATGCGCTTTTACCGCTCGATCATACACATCGCGATTCACATCGTAAAACCGGTCCATAGTATAGTCAATACCACCGTTTGTGCGGAGATCTTCAATACCTGTCAACCGTTCTTCGAGAAAGCCGAACAGTCTGGAGTACCCCTCTCGTTCA
Protein-coding regions in this window:
- a CDS encoding ABC transporter ATP-binding protein, which translates into the protein MFTGIGLGLLNPQILRYFIDTAEAGGETRSLIIAGCVFFAIGLLGQVVMLINTYLGQDVGWRATNQMRGDLAHHCLHLDMSFHHERTPGVMVERVDGDTAALSNFFSEFILQVIGSLLFLAGVLILVAREDWRIGIALTGFVAIAIIVYNLTRNIAVPIYAAEREGYSRLFGFLEERLTGIEDLRTNGGIDYTMDRFYDVNRDVYDRAVKAHVMGEVLQTISGVLFALGIALTMGMGIYLYRIEAFTIGTAYLVVHYTMMLRGPLIMIGRQMNELQRATAGFRRIEALYRTAPTIADGTEALPASGALDIEFDQVTFGYTEDEPVLKDVSFQLTSGKSLGLLGRTGSGKTTITRLLFRFYEINGGHIRVGGKPIEKILLDDLRNQIGMVTQDVQLFNATVRENLTLFDPEIPDDRILSVIEELGLSEWYQSLPDGLDTLLEGTGLSAGESQLLAFARVFLKDPKVVILDEPSSRLDPATEQRIDSAVQRLLKGRTSIIIAHRLGTVQQVDEIMILADGEIQEHDERKQLVQNPNSLFSRLLRTGLETFN